A genomic region of Fodinisporobacter ferrooxydans contains the following coding sequences:
- a CDS encoding sugar ABC transporter ATP-binding protein, translating to MSGILQLEHINKSFSGVSVLKNMRLTIVPGEVHALLGENGAGKSTLMKILTGVYVADTGTIAIDGQPIEMRSIHDARNYGIEMIHQEISLFPSLSIAENLLIGHESLFSQGGFINRRKLREKTKEILARLTLGKSPDTLVSDLSVGEQQLVEIAKALLMDVRYLIMDEPTAALTDRETERLFEIIRSLKSSGVGIIYISHRMEELFAIVDTVTVLRDGEYIDTLRIKETTEDVLVSLMVGRSVTERYPKEIGNVGDEVLRLKEVSSRYVDGISLHIRAGEIVGIGGLMGSGRTEIARIIFGMDPLTKGELIWKGHVHTFHHPIDAIEKGVAFATEDRKQQGLILGASIRENLALPTLEKRSQLGFVKTQAEKSLVQSMITKLKIKAHSMEQAAGRLSGGNQQKVVLAKWLATEPSLFILDEPTRGIDVGAKQEIYRLMNQIAAEGNAILLISSDLPELLGMSDRVYVMREHTIAGELNRNEFDQDLFMKLATGGDTRDKSLV from the coding sequence ATGAGTGGAATTTTACAATTGGAACATATCAACAAATCCTTTTCCGGTGTTTCTGTCCTGAAAAATATGCGATTGACGATTGTTCCTGGAGAAGTTCATGCACTTCTCGGAGAAAACGGCGCAGGAAAGTCTACGCTGATGAAAATTCTGACCGGCGTGTATGTGGCAGATACGGGGACGATTGCCATCGATGGACAACCAATCGAAATGCGTTCGATTCATGATGCGAGAAACTATGGAATCGAAATGATTCACCAGGAAATCAGCTTGTTCCCCAGTTTAAGCATAGCTGAAAACTTGTTGATCGGTCATGAATCCCTTTTTTCACAAGGCGGTTTTATCAATCGCAGAAAACTGAGGGAAAAGACAAAGGAGATTCTAGCAAGATTAACGTTAGGTAAGTCACCGGATACTTTAGTTTCTGATTTAAGTGTCGGGGAGCAGCAGCTCGTCGAAATTGCCAAAGCGCTGTTGATGGATGTCCGTTATTTGATTATGGATGAACCGACGGCTGCCTTGACAGATCGGGAAACGGAACGGTTATTTGAAATCATTCGTTCTTTAAAGTCTTCCGGCGTCGGAATCATTTATATATCACACCGGATGGAAGAACTGTTCGCGATCGTGGATACGGTAACCGTATTAAGGGATGGCGAATATATCGATACACTTCGAATCAAAGAAACTACAGAAGATGTATTGGTGTCGCTCATGGTAGGACGCAGCGTAACTGAGCGGTATCCAAAAGAAATCGGGAATGTCGGTGATGAAGTGCTGCGCCTAAAGGAAGTATCATCCCGCTACGTAGATGGGATTTCTTTGCATATTCGGGCAGGCGAGATTGTTGGCATTGGCGGACTGATGGGGTCCGGACGTACAGAAATTGCCCGCATCATTTTTGGCATGGATCCGTTGACAAAGGGTGAGCTGATTTGGAAAGGACATGTGCATACGTTTCATCATCCAATTGACGCCATTGAAAAGGGAGTTGCTTTTGCCACGGAAGACCGCAAACAGCAAGGATTGATACTCGGTGCTTCCATTCGTGAAAATTTGGCATTGCCGACATTAGAGAAACGTTCCCAACTGGGATTTGTGAAAACACAAGCGGAAAAATCATTGGTTCAATCCATGATAACGAAATTAAAAATAAAAGCTCATTCGATGGAACAGGCAGCAGGACGGCTGAGTGGAGGAAATCAACAAAAAGTGGTGCTTGCAAAATGGCTGGCAACCGAACCTTCACTCTTCATCCTGGACGAGCCAACCCGCGGAATTGATGTAGGAGCAAAGCAAGAGATCTATCGGCTAATGAACCAAATTGCGGCGGAGGGAAATGCAATTTTGCTGATCTCTTCCGACTTGCCGGAATTGCTCGGCATGAGTGATCGCGTCTATGTCATGCGCGAGCACACGATCGCAGGGGAGTTAAACCGAAATGAATTTGATCAAGATCTGTTTATGAAACTCGCTACGGGAGGAGACACTCGTGACAAATCGTTGGTTTAA
- the dltC gene encoding D-alanine--poly(phosphoribitol) ligase subunit DltC has protein sequence MSQIREHVLNILIDVCKEEEIRSHPDIHLFDSGLLDSMGIVELLVEIEEKLSVHISITEFDRDEWSTANKIMSYVESRA, from the coding sequence ATGTCCCAAATTCGCGAACATGTCTTAAATATACTAATCGATGTGTGCAAGGAAGAAGAAATTCGGTCACATCCCGATATTCATTTGTTTGATTCCGGCTTACTGGATTCCATGGGCATTGTTGAACTATTAGTAGAGATAGAAGAGAAGTTAAGCGTCCATATATCGATTACGGAATTCGATCGTGACGAATGGTCCACAGCGAATAAAATTATGTCATATGTCGAGAGTCGTGCGTGA
- the dltA gene encoding D-alanine--poly(phosphoribitol) ligase subunit DltA, producing the protein MNILQQVFHNANEHPNRTAFKNRKECITYQELWEQSDALAHWIAARFGSEKTPIVVYGHKEPLMLVCFLACVKTGRAYIPVDLSTPLDRLERILLNSKTKLVLSPIESPNMTSTAISVLRGTDLATVISQNKGKTLSSDNWGEGEDNFYIMYTSGSTGEPKGVQITHQCLSSFLHWMIDHFGIQKNSTFLNQAPLSFDLSVMDLYTSLVSGGTIWSVDQEMIANPRILFEELKTSHLTVWVSTPSFAELCLRDSSFHEELIPHLRTFLFCGETLHGTTARNLINRFPKIKLYNTYGPTEATVAVASIQITESILEQFSQLPVGVVKADCEIQIINEKGECLAEGEKGEIIIFGPSVSPGYYQNEEKTHQRFFMMSGKRGYRTGDIGYLEQGLLFFHGRSDYQVKLQGYRIELEDIEENLLKLPSVSHAAVIPKYKNNVCEYLTAFVVSESNSDSVSAENHLSLALALKKELANYIPSYMIPRKIVFKKHLPLTANGKIDRNALASEGFKE; encoded by the coding sequence ATGAATATTCTACAGCAAGTATTTCACAATGCAAACGAACATCCGAATCGAACGGCCTTTAAGAATCGGAAGGAATGTATTACATATCAAGAGTTATGGGAACAATCGGACGCATTGGCGCATTGGATTGCGGCACGCTTTGGAAGCGAAAAAACTCCAATCGTCGTGTATGGACACAAAGAACCGCTGATGCTTGTATGTTTTTTGGCCTGTGTCAAAACAGGGCGAGCCTATATTCCTGTCGATCTTTCCACACCATTAGATCGTTTGGAACGCATCCTATTGAATTCGAAGACAAAGTTGGTGCTTTCGCCAATAGAATCCCCAAACATGACTTCAACTGCGATTTCTGTACTTCGTGGAACGGACTTGGCGACCGTTATTTCTCAAAATAAGGGGAAGACTCTATCTTCCGACAATTGGGGAGAAGGAGAAGACAACTTTTATATTATGTATACGTCCGGAAGCACAGGCGAACCCAAAGGTGTACAAATCACTCACCAATGTTTATCAAGCTTTTTGCACTGGATGATCGATCATTTTGGCATTCAGAAGAACAGCACATTTCTCAATCAAGCACCTCTATCTTTTGATCTTTCCGTTATGGATCTGTATACATCTCTTGTCAGCGGCGGAACGATTTGGTCTGTGGATCAAGAAATGATCGCAAATCCGCGGATTTTATTTGAAGAATTGAAAACTTCCCATCTGACTGTATGGGTGTCTACACCTTCCTTTGCTGAATTATGTTTACGCGATTCATCCTTTCATGAAGAGCTGATTCCCCATTTGCGCACGTTTTTATTTTGCGGGGAAACTTTACACGGCACAACGGCTCGTAATTTGATCAACCGTTTTCCCAAAATCAAACTGTACAATACGTATGGTCCAACGGAAGCAACGGTCGCTGTTGCATCGATACAAATTACCGAGTCGATCCTGGAGCAATTTTCTCAACTGCCGGTTGGGGTTGTGAAAGCCGACTGTGAGATTCAAATCATAAACGAAAAGGGCGAATGTCTTGCTGAAGGAGAAAAAGGAGAGATCATTATTTTTGGGCCGAGTGTGAGTCCTGGCTATTATCAGAATGAAGAAAAAACGCATCAACGCTTTTTTATGATGAGTGGAAAACGTGGATATCGCACAGGTGATATAGGGTATCTCGAACAGGGGCTGTTATTTTTTCATGGCAGATCGGATTATCAAGTAAAATTGCAAGGATATCGAATTGAACTGGAAGATATTGAAGAAAATTTGTTGAAATTGCCGAGCGTAAGCCACGCAGCAGTAATCCCAAAATACAAGAATAACGTATGCGAGTATTTGACTGCATTTGTTGTCTCCGAATCAAATTCCGATTCAGTTTCTGCCGAGAACCATCTTTCTCTTGCATTAGCGCTGAAAAAGGAACTTGCCAACTACATTCCGTCATATATGATTCCGAGAAAAATCGTCTTTAAAAAACACCTTCCCTTGACAGCAAACGGGAAAATTGATCGAAATGCATTGGCAAGCGAGGGTTTTAAAGAATGA
- the rbsD gene encoding D-ribose pyranase → MKKNGLLHSELNKTIAAMGHGDMLVIADTGLPVPVDVPVIDLAFCKGKISFLDALEVIADELEIESYIVAEELQHRNASLIEKIQGILKKPSEQLTHEAFKDLSKGAIAVVRTGEWTPYSNIILVAGVPF, encoded by the coding sequence GTGAAAAAAAATGGTTTGTTGCATAGCGAGTTAAACAAAACGATTGCCGCTATGGGACATGGAGATATGCTTGTGATTGCAGACACTGGACTGCCGGTCCCGGTTGATGTTCCAGTCATCGACCTGGCTTTTTGCAAAGGAAAGATTTCTTTTCTGGATGCGCTTGAAGTCATTGCAGATGAACTGGAAATTGAATCCTATATTGTCGCAGAGGAACTGCAACACAGAAATGCTTCGTTAATAGAAAAGATTCAAGGGATACTTAAAAAACCAAGCGAGCAACTCACTCACGAAGCGTTCAAAGACCTTTCAAAAGGCGCAATTGCTGTAGTTCGAACCGGGGAATGGACACCATACTCCAATATCATATTGGTCGCAGGCGTTCCTTTTTAG
- a CDS encoding GntR family transcriptional regulator, which translates to MSDAFPLSPISARQELGKPLPEQIANFIAEKIFRGDYQPGERLKEEELANLFKTSRAPVRESLYLLQIDGLVERLPRRGTVVKEYTNKEIQELYEVRLGLEQLAIDKLAFSWNDDAHQQFLAILSEMKTALKDFDTISYASHNAKFHKLLFKLAGNEILSRLYQQLGNPLTALLHLSVYKQEHMESSYHEHEEIVRALHDKRFQLAKELISQNVNHGMNRAMQLRK; encoded by the coding sequence ATGTCAGATGCCTTTCCACTTTCACCAATTTCGGCCCGACAAGAGCTAGGGAAACCGCTTCCCGAACAAATTGCCAACTTCATTGCGGAAAAGATTTTTCGCGGAGATTATCAACCAGGTGAACGCCTCAAAGAAGAAGAGCTTGCAAATCTTTTTAAAACAAGCCGCGCTCCTGTACGCGAATCGTTGTATCTGCTGCAAATTGACGGCTTGGTGGAACGCCTTCCCAGGAGAGGGACTGTCGTTAAAGAATATACCAACAAAGAAATTCAAGAACTGTATGAAGTGCGGCTTGGACTTGAACAATTGGCCATTGATAAGCTTGCTTTCTCATGGAATGACGATGCACATCAACAATTCCTTGCGATCCTTTCGGAAATGAAAACTGCACTTAAAGATTTCGATACGATATCATACGCGAGCCATAATGCAAAATTTCATAAATTGCTGTTTAAGCTTGCCGGCAACGAAATTTTATCCCGATTGTACCAGCAATTAGGAAATCCCCTTACTGCATTATTGCACCTTTCTGTATACAAACAAGAGCATATGGAGTCATCCTATCATGAACACGAAGAAATCGTTCGAGCTCTCCATGATAAACGATTCCAGCTGGCAAAAGAACTGATTTCTCAAAACGTAAATCACGGAATGAATCGTGCCATGCAGTTGCGCAAATAG
- a CDS encoding LacI family DNA-binding transcriptional regulator has protein sequence MATIKDVASKAGVAVSTVSRVINSSGYVGEETKKRVLNAMKELRFRPSHIARGLVSGKTYTIGLIIPDIANPFFPEIARGVEDEAIKNNFNVILCNSDWKIDREKMYLSLLLEKWCDGVIIVGSRSEEIDLLRTLGDLPFVSMDRDISSAGHSVWVDNVLGGYTATKHLYSMGYRHVIHISGPLNAPSAVARRKGYELAVKEFALQSPVVVESDYRKSGGFTAVMSILDDSSKERFDAVFAGNDLMAIGVLHAANDRGICIGEELGVIGYDGIPESEDTFPSLTTMFQPGYEMGRRACELLLSEIATPSSRLIKEVFKAELKIRKSTKRS, from the coding sequence ATGGCAACGATTAAAGATGTAGCAAGTAAAGCAGGTGTTGCTGTATCAACAGTTTCCCGTGTGATCAACAGCAGTGGCTATGTTGGAGAAGAAACCAAAAAACGGGTGCTAAATGCCATGAAGGAGTTGAGGTTTCGTCCGAGCCATATAGCACGGGGGCTTGTGAGCGGCAAGACTTATACAATTGGCCTGATCATTCCGGATATTGCAAATCCTTTTTTTCCGGAAATCGCCCGCGGTGTAGAAGATGAGGCGATCAAAAATAATTTTAATGTAATTCTTTGCAACTCGGACTGGAAGATTGACCGAGAGAAAATGTATCTTTCACTGTTGCTTGAAAAATGGTGCGATGGTGTCATTATCGTCGGCAGCCGAAGTGAAGAGATTGATTTATTGCGAACACTAGGGGATTTGCCTTTTGTTTCCATGGATCGTGACATTTCAAGTGCCGGACACTCTGTCTGGGTGGACAATGTGCTTGGCGGGTATACTGCAACGAAGCATCTGTACAGCATGGGTTATCGGCATGTCATCCACATAAGCGGACCATTAAATGCACCTTCTGCAGTTGCACGGCGAAAAGGATATGAACTTGCAGTAAAAGAATTTGCATTGCAAAGTCCGGTCGTTGTAGAGTCTGATTACCGCAAAAGCGGCGGTTTCACTGCCGTGATGAGCATTTTAGATGATAGTTCGAAAGAGCGCTTTGATGCGGTGTTTGCCGGGAACGATTTAATGGCAATCGGTGTCCTGCATGCTGCCAATGATCGCGGAATCTGTATCGGCGAAGAGTTGGGCGTGATCGGATATGACGGAATTCCAGAGAGTGAAGATACGTTTCCATCTTTGACAACCATGTTTCAACCAGGATATGAAATGGGGCGCCGGGCTTGTGAATTGTTGCTATCAGAAATTGCAACACCAAGCAGCCGTTTGATCAAGGAAGTATTTAAGGCGGAGTTGAAGATTAGAAAGTCTACAAAACGATCGTAA
- a CDS encoding ribokinase: protein MAAKKPVITVAGSLNMDLTAYVETLPQPGQTLSSKKFVVSPGGKGANQAVAASRLGAVVSMYGCIGMDSYGQQLVQSLQQSEVLVENVASVEENTGLALILVEDSSENEIVVVPGANHGFTTDVWRQMDHSFLKRSDTLLLQHEIPMETLEQIARDAHHAGVRAILNPAPARKLSADLLACIEILIPNQTELAQIQADGFSMNDLFSLGIQAILETRGKDGVFIYTKHDTQHVEGLTVDAIDAVGAGDTFVAAFAVAYSAGADVLKAARYANCAAALSTTRSGAQASFPYAEEITNLGVSYS from the coding sequence ATGGCAGCAAAAAAACCGGTGATTACCGTTGCCGGCAGTCTGAATATGGATTTGACGGCGTATGTGGAAACGTTGCCACAGCCGGGGCAAACATTATCTTCAAAAAAATTTGTCGTGAGTCCGGGAGGCAAAGGTGCCAACCAGGCAGTAGCAGCTTCAAGGCTTGGGGCAGTTGTGAGCATGTACGGATGCATAGGTATGGATTCGTATGGCCAACAACTGGTTCAATCGTTGCAACAATCGGAAGTCTTGGTGGAAAACGTTGCTTCCGTAGAAGAAAACACGGGGTTAGCCCTTATTTTGGTGGAAGATTCCAGCGAAAATGAAATCGTTGTCGTGCCCGGAGCCAATCATGGTTTTACGACTGATGTATGGAGGCAGATGGATCATTCCTTTCTAAAAAGAAGTGATACGCTCTTGTTGCAGCATGAAATACCAATGGAAACTCTTGAGCAGATTGCACGAGATGCTCATCATGCAGGTGTTCGAGCCATTCTCAATCCTGCTCCTGCAAGAAAATTATCTGCAGATCTCCTAGCTTGTATTGAAATTTTGATACCCAATCAAACGGAATTGGCACAAATACAAGCAGACGGATTTTCCATGAACGATCTTTTTTCGCTGGGAATACAAGCGATTCTTGAAACCCGCGGCAAAGATGGAGTTTTTATCTATACGAAACATGATACGCAGCATGTAGAGGGACTCACTGTTGATGCCATCGATGCGGTTGGGGCCGGTGACACATTTGTGGCCGCATTCGCAGTAGCGTATAGTGCAGGTGCGGATGTACTGAAGGCAGCCCGTTATGCCAATTGTGCAGCTGCTCTTAGTACGACTCGCAGCGGAGCTCAGGCATCATTTCCTTACGCAGAAGAAATTACGAACTTAGGGGTGTCTTATTCGTGA
- a CDS encoding ABC transporter permease, which translates to MSIASSRFLTFGNLSNIALQTSINALLAVGMTFVILTSGIDLSVGAILALSGSITAGLITHGTSPFLAAIAGLLVGVVAGLFNGILVGYGRLAAFIVTLGTMTLFRGLTEIYTHGMPIFNLPLSFMKLGTGYFALLPTPVWIMFLVFVIGWVMLNRMTLGRRIYAVGGNEDAAFLAGVPVKKYLVTVYVISGFLAALAGLILTARLGSAEPNAGTGYELDAITAVVLGGTSLFGGEGTLIGTIIGAFILGVISNGLNLLNVNAFYQDAIKGIIILIAIMLDRKKISR; encoded by the coding sequence ATGTCGATCGCATCGAGCCGGTTTCTGACATTCGGGAACCTTTCGAACATCGCGCTGCAAACGTCGATCAATGCATTGCTTGCCGTCGGCATGACATTCGTTATCCTGACAAGCGGCATTGATTTGTCGGTCGGCGCCATACTCGCTTTGTCCGGATCGATCACAGCAGGACTTATTACTCACGGTACATCACCGTTTCTTGCTGCAATCGCGGGCCTTCTCGTGGGAGTCGTTGCGGGGCTTTTCAACGGGATTCTCGTTGGCTACGGAAGACTTGCAGCCTTTATTGTAACACTTGGCACCATGACACTGTTTCGCGGATTGACAGAGATTTATACACATGGCATGCCGATCTTTAATCTGCCGCTTTCGTTTATGAAACTTGGAACGGGATACTTCGCTCTTTTGCCGACACCTGTCTGGATCATGTTTCTCGTTTTCGTCATCGGTTGGGTAATGCTAAATCGAATGACACTGGGAAGACGCATTTACGCTGTCGGTGGAAATGAAGATGCGGCGTTTCTGGCGGGAGTTCCGGTCAAAAAATATTTGGTGACAGTTTATGTGATCAGCGGATTTTTGGCTGCACTTGCCGGCTTGATTCTTACGGCGCGCTTAGGATCTGCAGAACCGAATGCGGGCACCGGTTATGAATTGGATGCCATTACTGCCGTTGTATTAGGTGGAACAAGCTTATTTGGCGGAGAAGGTACGCTTATCGGAACCATTATTGGTGCATTTATATTAGGTGTTATCAGCAATGGATTAAACCTTTTAAATGTAAATGCGTTTTACCAAGATGCCATTAAAGGAATTATTATTTTAATCGCCATTATGCTGGATCGCAAAAAAATATCCAGATAG
- a CDS encoding D-ribose ABC transporter substrate-binding protein, with product MKKQMGTLALAGILSAGLLAGCGSQQNSSTQTAKDTSTQTSKSGKTIGFVVSTLNNPFFVAMRDGAQAEATKLGVKLLVEDGNNDPSSQLNQIQNLIQQKVDAIILNPASSQALSSAVQMANQAKIPVITLDRSVDSGKVATFIASDNIKAGKMAADQLIQALKGKGSVVELQGVIGTSAERDREKGFDEEIATASGIKVVAKQPADFDRTKALNVMQNILQANPNIKGVFAQNDEMALGSLKAIQAANKKGIAIVGIDGEKEAINNVQNGSMLADIAQQPSQEGALGVDNALKVIEGKSVPSTIASPLQLVVKGTQFSGF from the coding sequence ATGAAAAAGCAAATGGGTACACTCGCATTGGCAGGAATTTTGTCAGCAGGCTTGCTTGCCGGATGTGGATCGCAACAAAATTCATCCACACAAACAGCAAAGGATACTTCAACACAAACAAGCAAAAGCGGGAAAACAATCGGGTTTGTCGTATCGACGCTAAACAATCCGTTTTTCGTAGCCATGCGGGATGGGGCGCAAGCGGAAGCAACCAAACTAGGTGTAAAATTATTAGTGGAAGATGGCAATAACGACCCATCCAGTCAATTGAATCAAATTCAAAACTTGATTCAGCAAAAAGTGGATGCGATCATTTTGAATCCCGCATCCAGTCAAGCTCTTTCCAGTGCGGTTCAAATGGCGAATCAAGCGAAGATTCCAGTCATTACATTGGACCGCAGCGTAGATTCCGGCAAAGTTGCCACATTTATTGCTTCTGATAATATCAAAGCAGGTAAAATGGCGGCTGACCAGTTGATTCAAGCGCTCAAGGGAAAAGGCAGTGTAGTGGAATTGCAAGGCGTAATCGGGACATCTGCCGAGCGTGATCGGGAAAAGGGATTTGATGAGGAAATTGCAACTGCTTCCGGAATCAAAGTAGTTGCGAAACAGCCAGCAGATTTTGATCGGACAAAAGCGCTTAATGTTATGCAAAACATTCTGCAAGCAAATCCTAATATTAAAGGAGTCTTTGCCCAAAATGATGAAATGGCTTTGGGAAGTTTAAAAGCCATCCAAGCTGCGAATAAAAAGGGTATAGCAATTGTTGGAATCGATGGGGAAAAAGAAGCGATCAATAACGTTCAAAATGGCTCCATGCTTGCAGATATAGCACAGCAACCAAGTCAAGAAGGGGCACTTGGGGTAGACAACGCTTTAAAAGTGATTGAAGGCAAATCTGTACCATCGACGATTGCTTCGCCTCTGCAGCTTGTAGTTAAAGGAACTCAATTCTCCGGGTTTTAA
- the dltX gene encoding teichoic acid D-Ala incorporation-associated protein DltX, producing the protein MKSFIRFFLEWKNYYYFLWMIRTLYYLSILLALVYFYGFVNDTPKTNFIYDGF; encoded by the coding sequence ATGAAATCGTTCATTCGTTTCTTCCTAGAATGGAAGAATTATTATTATTTTTTATGGATGATCCGGACTCTTTATTATCTGTCGATCCTTCTGGCACTCGTTTATTTTTACGGATTTGTCAATGATACTCCGAAAACCAATTTTATTTATGATGGTTTTTAA
- a CDS encoding DoxX family membrane protein, translated as MFTNWLRTNKNAAIVLTILRVYLGWQWLTAGFEKLTGAKPFDASGFLTNSIKHPVLGPAKDVVYPIFHWFIQNFVMPNMKVFNFLIPWGEFLVGLGLVLGVVTTTAVFFGMLMNFMYLLAGTVSTNPWDILIGMFIIVAGYNAGRFGGDYWVIPYLRNLKHERFHFDHFKFGGHKGARI; from the coding sequence ATGTTCACGAATTGGTTACGCACGAATAAGAATGCAGCGATCGTCTTGACAATTCTTCGCGTCTATCTTGGCTGGCAATGGTTGACGGCGGGATTTGAAAAATTGACGGGAGCAAAACCGTTTGATGCCAGCGGGTTTTTGACAAACAGTATCAAGCATCCAGTTTTGGGGCCGGCAAAAGATGTCGTCTATCCGATTTTTCACTGGTTTATTCAAAATTTTGTCATGCCAAATATGAAAGTATTCAATTTTTTGATTCCTTGGGGAGAGTTCCTGGTTGGATTGGGATTGGTTCTTGGCGTAGTAACAACAACTGCTGTCTTTTTCGGAATGCTGATGAATTTTATGTATCTGCTTGCCGGAACTGTATCGACAAACCCTTGGGATATTCTGATTGGAATGTTTATTATTGTGGCTGGCTATAATGCGGGGCGATTTGGCGGAGACTATTGGGTGATCCCGTACCTGCGAAATCTCAAACACGAACGGTTTCATTTCGATCACTTTAAATTTGGCGGTCATAAGGGCGCACGCATTTAA
- a CDS encoding enoyl-CoA hydratase/isomerase family protein: protein MRVDVRKFGSSGSLRFQTSGPVGIVTINRPYHKNALSREMWKTLGDWCNTVPLKTKLLILRGSGSSFTAGSDIKEFSRLTTDEANEAFETMERAIHAVEFLTIPTIAAINGPAYGAGFILSLACDLRIGTNQAKFGMPVGKLGITLQAPFVRRMVQTIGPSRTKELVFTARSYSAEEALQTGILNEIVSQSNLDNRVFQLSKTILQQSQASIASVKEGVKNVVNGCTESSREWVDKRDFLEGVQAFTQKRAAHF, encoded by the coding sequence ATGCGTGTCGATGTAAGAAAATTCGGCAGCTCGGGAAGTCTGCGGTTTCAAACATCGGGTCCAGTGGGAATTGTTACAATCAATCGTCCGTATCATAAAAATGCTCTCTCACGTGAAATGTGGAAGACATTGGGGGATTGGTGCAACACGGTTCCATTAAAAACAAAGCTTCTGATCCTTCGCGGAAGTGGGAGCAGCTTTACTGCAGGAAGTGATATAAAAGAGTTTTCACGCCTCACCACAGATGAAGCAAATGAAGCGTTTGAAACAATGGAGCGGGCAATACATGCAGTAGAGTTTCTCACAATTCCCACAATTGCCGCCATTAATGGACCTGCTTACGGGGCGGGATTTATCTTGAGCTTGGCTTGCGATCTTCGAATCGGCACAAACCAAGCGAAATTCGGGATGCCCGTAGGCAAGCTGGGAATTACACTGCAAGCTCCTTTCGTACGAAGGATGGTTCAAACCATTGGTCCAAGTCGGACAAAAGAACTCGTATTTACCGCACGCTCGTACAGTGCTGAAGAAGCACTGCAAACAGGAATTCTCAATGAGATCGTTTCACAATCAAATCTTGACAACCGTGTTTTCCAATTGTCCAAGACCATTCTGCAACAATCCCAAGCATCCATCGCCAGTGTAAAAGAGGGTGTAAAAAATGTCGTAAACGGATGTACTGAATCTTCACGGGAATGGGTTGATAAACGGGACTTTCTCGAAGGTGTTCAAGCTTTCACACAAAAGCGCGCGGCACATTTTTAA